In the Salvelinus fontinalis isolate EN_2023a chromosome 34, ASM2944872v1, whole genome shotgun sequence genome, one interval contains:
- the LOC129833236 gene encoding transcription factor 20-like isoform X2, with the protein MQNYPNSPAPPALPPGFTSRGGGGSSYPPQSTDPQISPRMTDDYTGMQQQTPPNPQSHSRHLLHRGHHHPSQAGHMLAYDARNRAGESSHGNIHSGSSSNPYQKETMDYYFAMGGKDRHRRGGMAYGAGFGYSNMDGHIPQQYRQAGTSSGLSSGMMSPYPLDYGSTAGSGGSSSGAGAFSPSHQYKMGQNPAMQPASGPQMQHRQHGQNYPTHQALQHGQQHRTYPISGHRMPPQFSHYSPQGSASTGSSGMYSSPPQRYHDGASSGGGFEPKVNNSPNMNSNSNSISSSATTNNVGSLENVTQSYHSSSYPSYSPQTHPLHKQATLQDRNSQHNLGIGYDNSLKMQHHAPPPGSVYSKHQSTNPGMPQQPCQEIAKSPMHSQPQQGQINQNFSPISNPSPAASAVQSPSCSSSPSPLMGVSEGHGNPLCPPHVPSHPPPPNPRSCRGRLLQTMPQLSPTPNSNSSISSCGSSGSNKATGLNTSTGGGHTVSNQSRMAAGTGKGSHEEGSSSSVYSSSPLDKLMQDPGLNSLNALTSQVANLPNTVQHMLLTDTLMSHRRGKDGQSQMLQALQAIPSTQPRSRSVSAASGSGIGGGEGASSEAGGDEDSFLVSERVSSRAKEERDEQISEGGKSRMRQMSGASSGSEPTGYYPPSQSQMSMGSSKNQSHTGKSHQDSQGKMMFMESSTKQSLNPSDVSERKTTETRTPSLSSPSSAPQSAEPGPSVHSRPPVSSTPSCPVPSPAPQFHPNCVSEPGATDVNTKNGLRKTREIKYEGIKDESGGMIDKGTHGEQTREGHMRQDGQDKENKLDRSSFRNKKGDEKDGKRCKTRDLDNSNQDQNIEEQPNAGGVGVIVSTRCEVNNPEKATHAQDNCIEEKHSDSFFRESSRHNGEEGMDLSVYSSHHEVPQKSNFGRSVPQNHPPSGPQKYGYQESPHGAAMGLKNRGRPSPGSVTGSNSRYQGFHQPKPSYGPEHTKDVTGTTVEGSVRRREGSGARGHDDNSQLQHQFPSLLQEVLQGYHLDRRYGRSEQALTAHLQAQNMTRQQYQTRHPYGMAESMRTQTGVGEVTSHPSRMTSPGKPLQLNQRQGPGSDFVPESPQPSLRSEGVDTKGSHSASSEKNKMATPQRHPTHMPQSTEFLSGPPPKHINLADYSLPHRKPPSGLPSSSSAVQELLLQETEPLAGSVGTIGQIESQMLTSSLLPPSKERRSVICDVCPNRRSTPERDGEREREREKSQIGASVIQLPSTNDLGNSKEMGDKKEVGMKVALKETAEAVHHSGLTIKETDVEHHNKAFHPSVVMNAEPLRRGKIDLTTTMPSRHLQQTSHYPSTTNPLSPPPRRQAYPHGVDLSTGHASGFPGSRFGDTREGNMMPRNPQFHNPYHSPQVQLQNPQSVNKLQMYTHLHAHDLDDRLDWAATINRPTKDMMQSSTSPGRHKLSHSEQRQRMQSPTDILHNRQPFAKQQVPHQNTYYDMKMWESTNSGRESVGMLEGDPYQRSQQPPPAAPLGSVAPQLVPTAPPVSNILESPVSQVVTEEIFKSLHPSTTPNSMKTVGHSIGGNVNSVMPQSHRPNKTGGSGDTNPLMLRRRVRSFISPIPAKRQHQDVSQQRTAPSSYHSPLTYSESSLQNDDDSSSSDITTLGSPNTPCPTPGQSTYSQSSSPVQGKKSLPPRKGRGLKLEAIVQKITPNVKKSTNSGHTDVDSNDFAGFSNTEMSQFTDTQDEEECLPYLDESLSLSDIMPYRGVDETGPLPPTAYPCDPHQTSQVLKRGTTGTVTRPLQPDFDFGLGTAASSTGDRDKEIPADFTLLGPLPPPPPLPCPVQGSPPPSSSALSDIQHFTNTYQQLETRRGEHSAANLLRQKLEETGIGFDDYSSSDYYGTTPPHHSQAQGHLLRQPHQTSPRSSLAMTGSPQDSKQSDNSVPKGYFPSGKKKGRPVGSVNKQKRAQATQSQNASPSALSGPPIQSPATVSPQVAPSPSTTASAPSVTPPTDQKMTPPEIPPVLTQAVKVDAESEDTQPETEVKSVCQKQGGVKDESEVVGSRGRQRRRRRGVAAAAAKDDLEAATRAGEHFDNSRVFPDNSKCAFAPYIHVERKVAEIGAVCTIVNGEEEKMKGERGAVGGKASSSGIEALLTSALLSQLPRRDGEIERVKEKRELEDVDSALQAGKVLPSSEYLLPGPVITESIHSGRLLCCLCQKWANYKNLGDLYGPYYPPEYATRLPKNQPQIRQSLVTTGMSRNVQNLDTISNVLTTQGPELQDVPTIKSSTYSDCMFSQETNTTSPATAVGTASPAGGGEMLYLASKLAKTTTNKTTVLNWDMPPELKPVTELRKQPELQNEPTYSQQNQPCQQQQTEDTQQRPQHRKLTLHPRFKRRQKSSENSPRMVPSNSKASLPFQPPPPTLDSLGPLAQLAQLPQMPMDPEELWVHEACMVWTSGVYLVNGRLYGLQEALDGARDTVCSYCEMVGSTLGCYSKGCTLRYHYPCAMDADCSLNEDNCSLRCPKHKVKRESFLRATSQLNLCTLSSLREAERDTEEEETQEYRVGMLGR; encoded by the exons ATGCAGAATTACCCCAACAGTCCAGCACCTCCAGCTCTTCCTCCTGGATTTACTAGTAGGGGTGGAGGTGGCTCCTCTTACCCACCACAGTCAACAGATCCCCAGATATCCCCAAGGATGACAGACGACTACACTGGGATGCAACAGCAAACACCTCCAAACCCTCAAAGTCACAGTCGACACCTACTCCATCGAGGGCACCACCACCCTAGTCAGGCTGGCCATATGCTTGCTTATGATGCAAGAAACAGAGCTGGGGAATCATCACACGGTAATATTCACAGTGGCAGTAGTAGCAACCCTTACCAAAAGGAAACAATGGATTATTATTTTGCAATGGGTGGAAAGGACAGACATAGAAGAGGAGGTATGGCATATGGGGCAGGTTTTGGGTACTCAAATATGGATGGACATATACCTCAGCAGTACAGACAAGCTGGAACTAGCTCCGGATTGTCCTCCGGGATGATGTCTCCCTATCCTTTGGACTATGGTTCGACGGCCGGCTCAGGTGGTAGTAGCAGTGGTGCTGGAGCATTTTCCCCCTCCCATCAGTACAAAATGGGTCAGAACCCTGCAATGCAGCCAGCATCAGGGCCTCAGATGCAGCACCGCCAACATGGACAGAATTACCCCACCCATCAAGCTCTGCAACATGGACAGCAGCATAGGACTTATCCCATCTCTGGACACAGAATGCCTCCACAGTTCTCACACTACTCCCCACAGGGTAGTGCATCCACAGGGTCATCAGGAATGTACAGCTCCCCACCACAGAGATATCATGATGGGGCCAGCAGTGGTGGTGGATTTGAACCTAAAGTCAACAACTCTCCTAATATGAACTCTAATTCAAACTCAATTTCAAGTTCAGCTACAACAAACAATGTTGGATCACTGGAGAATGTTACACAGAGTTACCACTCTTCAAGTTACCCCTCATACTCCCCACAAACTCATCCACTCCACAAACAAGCCACGCTTCAGGACCGCAATTCTCAGCACAATTTAGGAATAGGTTACGACAACTCTCTTAAAATGCAGCATCATGCCCCTCCACCAGGTTCTGTATACTCTAAACACCAATCCACCAATCCCGGAATGCCTCAACAACCGTGTCAAGAAATAGCCAAATCGCCAATGCACTCTCAACCCCAACAGGGCCAGATTAACCAAAACTTCAGCCCTATATCTAACCCCTCTCCAGCTGCCTCTGCAGTGCAGTCTCCCAGTTGTAGCTCCTCACCTTCCCCGTTGATGGGTGTCTCAGAAGGTCATGGAAACCCTTTATGTCCCCCACATGTTCCATCACATCCTCCTCCCCCAAATCCTCGTAGTTGCCGTGGTCGGTTATTGCAGACTATGCCTCAGTTGAGTCCCACACCCAACTCCAACAGCAGCATCAGTAGTTGTGGCAGCAGTGGCAGTAACAAAGCTACTGGTCTGAATACAAGCACTGGAGGTGGTCACACAGTCTCAAACCAAAGCAGAATGGCTGCAGGTACAGGAAAAGGATCACATGAAGAAGGGTCATCCTCGTCTGTCTATTCATCTTCTCCTCTTGACAAACTCATGCAAGATCCTGGCTTGAACAGTCTAAATGCATTGACATCACAGGTAGCGAATTTACCCAATACAGTGCAACATATGCTTCTCACTGACACATTAATGTCACATAGAAGGGGGAAAGATGGACAAAGTCAAATGCTGCAGGCATTACAAGCCATTCCCTCTACTCAACCAAGGAGTCGAAGTGTCAGTGCTGCCTCAGGCAGTGGGATAGGTGGTGGTGAAGGTGCTAGCTCTGAGGCTGGAGGTGATGAAGATTCCTTTCTGGTGTCCGAAAGAGTATCATCAAGGGCCAAAGAGGAACGCGATGAGCAGATTTCTGAGGGGGGAAAATCTAGAATGCGGCAGATGAGTGGTGCAAGCAGTGGATCGGAACCAACTGGCTACTATCCTCCCTCTCAGAGTCAAATGTCCATGGGTTCCAGTAAAAACCAATCCCATACTGGAAAGAGTCATCAGGATTCACAAGGGAAGATGATGTTCATGGAATCTTCTACAAAACAATCTCTGAATCCATCAGATGTTTCTGAAAGAAAGACAACTGAAACCCGGACACCTTCATTGTCATCTCCCTCCTCTGCTCCTCAATCTGCTGAGCCTGGTCCAAGCGTACATTCTCGCCCTCCTGTTTCCTCTACTCCCTCATGCCCCGTTCCCTCTCCTGCTCCTCAGTTCCACCCAAACTGTGTTTCTGAGCCTGGTGCCACTGATGTTAATACTAAAAATGGGCTTAGGAAAACAAGGGAAATTAAATATGAAGGAATTAAAGATGAAAGTGGAGGTATGATTGATAAAGGCACCCATGGAGAGCAGACCCGAGAGGGACACATGCGACAAGATGGGCAGGACAAAGAAAATAAATTGGATCGATCTTCCTTCCGTAACAAAAAGGGTGATGAGAAGGACGGAAAACGATGTAAGACACGGGATTTGGACAACTCCAATCAAGATCAAAATATTGAGGAACAGCCAAATGCTGGTGGAGTGGGTGTTATCGTGTCAACTCGTTGTGAGGTAAATAATCCAGAAAAGGCTACACATGCACAAGACAACTGCATAGAGGAGAAACATTCAGACAGCTTCTTTAGAGAGTCTAGTCGTCATAATGGGGAGGAAGGAATGGATTTGAGTGTATATTCCTCTCATCATGAAGTTCCCCAGAAATCTAACTTTGGGCGGTCTGTCCCTCAAAATCATCCCCCCTCAGGTCCTCAAAAATATGGTTACCAAGAGTCACCACATGGTGCTGCCATGGGTTTGAAGAATAGAGGGAGACCTAGTCCAGGGAGTGTAACGGGATCAAATTCAAGGTATCAAGGCTTCCATCAGCCAAAGCCCAGTTATGGCCCTGAACACACCAAGGATGTCACGGGTACTACAGTTGAGGGATCagtgaggagaagagaaggatcAGGAGCAAGAGGACATGATGATAATTCTCAACTGCAGCATCAATTTCCAAGCCTCTTGCAGGAGGTTCTACAGGGTTATCACTTAGACCGGCGCTATGGGCGATCTGAACAGGCACTAACTGCCCATCTCCAGGCCCAAAATATGACTCGGCAACAGTACCAAACCAGGCATCCTTATGGCATGGCTGAAAGTATGAGAACCCAAACTGGAGTTGGAGAGGTCACTTCCCACCCCTCCCGAATGACCAGCCCTGGAAAGCCTCTTCAACTAAATCAGCGCCAGGGGCCTGGATCTGATTTTGTACCAGAATCACCTCAACCCTCTTTGAGGTCTGAAGGAGTAGATACTAAGGGATCTCACAGTGCTTCTTCAGAGAAAAATAAAATGGCAACACCGCAGCGTCACCCCACCCATATGCCACAGTCTACAGAGTTTTTGTCTGGACCTCCACCAAAACACATCAATTTAGCAGACTACTCGTTACCTCACAGGAAACCCCCTTCAGGTCTTCCCAGCTCATCATCAGCTGTACAGGAACTCCTATTGCAGGAAACAGAGCCGCTAGCGGGCAGTGTTGGAACCATAGGTCAAATTGAGTCTCAAATGTTGACGTCTTCCCTTTTACCTCCATCTAAAGAGCGCCGCTCTGTCATATGTGATGTTTGTCCCAATCGCCGCAGTACACCAGAAAGGGATGGGGAACGTGAAAGAGAGCGGGAAAAAAGTCAAATTGGTGCCTCTGTGATCCAACTGCCATCAACAAATGATCTAGGGAACAGTAAGGAGATGGGAGATAAAAAAGAGGTTGGAATGAAGGTAGCATTAAAGGAGACTGCAGAGGCTGTCCATCATAGTGGTCTTACAATCAAGGAAACTGATGTTGAGCATCATAACAAGGCTTTCCACCCATCTGTGGTTATGAATGCAGAGCCTCTTAGAAGAGGTAAGATTGATTTGACCACCACCATGCCTTCTCGACATCTGCAGCAAACCTCTCACTATCCCTCTACCACCAACCCTCTGTCTCCACCACCAAGACGTCAGGCATACCCACATGGTGTAGATTTATCTACAGGGCATGCCAGTGGGTTTCCTGGTTCCAGGTTTGGTGATACAAGAGAGGGCAATATGATGCCACGTAACCCCCAATTTCACAATCCCTACCACTCACCCCAAGTTCAATTACAAAACCCACAATCCGTAAACAAATTACAAATGTATACTCACCTCCATGCTCATGACTTGGATGACAGACTTGATTGGGCAGCTACCATTAATAGACCCACCAAGGATATGATGCAGTCCAGTACTTCTCCAGGTAGACATAAACTCAGTCATTCAGAGCAGAGACAAAGGATGCAGTCTCCAACTGACATTTTGCACAATCGCCAACCGTTCGCTAAACAGCAAGTTCCTCATCAGAACACTTACTATGACATGAAAATGTGGGAGTCAACAAACTctggtagagagagtgtagggatGTTGGAGGGGGACCCTTACCAGAGAAGTCAACAGCCACCTCCTGCTGCTCCTCTTGGGTCTGTTGCCCCCCAATTGGTTCCAACAGCTCCACCAGTCTCCAACATTCTTGAATCGCCTGTTTCCCAAGTGGTTACAGAAGAAATCTTTAAATCACTCCATCCATCAACTACACCTAATTCCATGAAAACAGTTGGTCACAGTATTGGTGGGAATGTCAATTCCGTGATGCCACAGAGCCATCGACCAAATAAAACTGGGGGTTCTGGGGACACTAATCCATTAATGTTGAGGAGGAGAGTTCGATCTTTCATTTCCCCTATCCCAGCCAAGAGGCAGCATCAGGATGTATCACAGCAAAGGACTGCCCCTAGTTCATATCACTCACCTTTGACCTACTCTGAATCCAGCCTCCAAAATGACGATGACTCATCCAGTTCAGATATAACTACACTTGGTTCGCCTAATACTCCTTGTCCCACACCTGGACAAAGCACTTATTCACAATCCTCCTCACCTGTTCAGGGTAAAAAGAGTCTGCCTCCAAGAAAAGGGAGAGGTTTAAAACTGGAGGCTATTGTTCAGAAAATTACACCAAATGTGAAGAAATCTACTAACAGTGGCCATACCGATGTTGACTCAAATGATTTTGCTGGATTTTCTAACACTGAAATGTCACAGTTTACTGACACACAGGACGAAGAGGAATGTTTACCTTATCTAGATGAAAGTCTCTCATTAAGTGACATTATGCCCTACAGAGGGGTTGATGAGACTGGACCGTTACCTCCCACCGCATACCCCTGtgatcctcaccagacatcacaagTTCTTAAACGTGGCACCACAGGAACTGTTACAAGACCTTTGCAGCCAGACTTTGACTTTGGGTTAGGAACTGCAGCATCTAGTACTGGTGATAGAGATAAAGAGATACCCGCTGACTTCACCTTGTTAGGGCCCttacccccacctccaccactaccttGTCCAGTACAGGGCTCCCCCCCACCTTCTTCATCTGCCTTGTCTGATATTCAACATTTCACTAATACTTACCAGCAACTTGAGACTCGAAGAGGTGAACATTCTGCTGCTAACCTTCTGAGACAAAAACTTGAAGAAACTGGGATTGGATTTGATGATTACAGTAGCAGTGACTATTATGgaaccaccccaccacaccacagTCAGGCTCAAGGGCATTTACTAAGACAGCCTCATCAAACTTCTCCAAGGTCATCTTTGGCAATGACAGGATCACCACAAGATTCCAAACAATCAGACAATTCTGTACCCAAAGGCTATTTCCCATCAGGCAAGAAGAAGGGAAGGCCTGTTGGAAGTGTGAATAAGCAAAAACGTGCTCAAGCCACCCAGTCACAGAATGCGAGCCCAAGTGCTCTGTCTGGCCCACCCATTCAATCTCCTGCAACTGTTAGCCCACAGGTAGCCCCAAGCCCTAGCACTACAGCCTCTGCCCCATCAGTCACTCCTCCAACTGATCAGAAAATGACTCCTCCTGAGATTCCACCAGTCTTGACCCAAGCAGTAAAAGTGGATGCTGAAAGTGAGGACACTCAGCCAGAGACGGAGGTGAAATCAGTCTGCCAGAAACAAGGGGGGGTGAAAGACGAGAGTGAGGTAGTGGGATCAAGAggcaggcagaggaggaggagaagaggagtagCAGCAGCGGCGGCCAAAGATGACCTGGAAGCGGCTACAAGAGCAGGGGAACATTTTGATAACAGCAGAGTTTTTCCTGATAATAGCAAGTGTGCCTTTGCTCCATACATACATGTGGAGAGGAAAGTAGCTGAGATAGGAGCCGTGTGCACAATTGTGAATGGTGAAGAGGAAAAGATGAAGGGAGAGCGTGGAGCGGTTGGAGGGAAAGCAAGCAGTAGTGGTATTGAAGCTCTTTTGACCTCAGCTCTTTTGTCTCAACTGCCTAGAAGAGACGGAGAAATTGAGAGGGTCAAAGAGAAGAGGGAACTGGAGGATGTAGACTCTGCCCTCCAGGCAGGAAAGGTTCTACCTTCATCTGAGTACCTTCTACCAGGCCCTGTGATTACTGAATCCATTCATTCTGGCCgtcttctctgctgcctgtgcCAGAAATGGGCCAATTACAAAAACCTTGGGGATCTCTATGGACCTTACTACCCTCCTGAATATGCTACGAGGCTTCCCAAGAATCAACCCCAGATTCGCCAGAGTCTTGTAACTACTGGGATGAGTAGAAATGTGCAAAATCTAGACACCATTTCAAATGTGTTGACCACCCAGGGCCCTGAACTGCAAGATGTGCCAACTATCAAGTCCTCAACTTATAGTGATTGCATGTTCAGTCAAGAGACAAATACAACTTCCCCTGCCACTGCTGTTGGCACTGCCTCTCCAGCAGGTGGAGGGGAGATGCTTTATCTGGCCAGCAAACTTGCTAAAACCACCACCAACAAGACAACAGTTCTTAATTGGGACATGCCTCCAGAGTTAAAACCAGTTACTGAGCTAAGGAAACAACCTGAACTTCAGAATGAGCCCACTTACAGTCAGCAAAACCAACCATGCCAGCAACAGCAGACAGAAGACACTCAACAAAGGCCGCAACACAGAAAGCTGACGTTGCACCCGAGATTTAAAAGGAGACAGAAATCCAGTGAGAATTCCCCAAGAATGGTGCCATCCAACAGCAAAGCCTCATTGCCATTCCAGCCCCCTCCCCCAACCTTAGACTCCCTTGGACCTTTGGCACAGCTGGCCCAACTTCCTCAGATGCCTATGGACCCAGAGGAGCTGTGGGTGCATGAGGCATGCATGGTCTGGACCAGTGGGGTTTACCTGGTCAATGGAAGACTGTATGGCCTACAGGAGGCACTAGATGGTGCCAGAGACACA GTTTGCTCATATTGTGAAATGGTTGGCTCAACCCTCGGCTGTTACAGCAAAGGCTGCACACTGAGATATCACTACCCGTGTGCCATGGATGCAG ACTGCTCTCTGAATGAAGATAACTGTTCACTACGATGTCCGAAGCACAAGGTAAAAAGGGAGAG TTTCCTCAGAGCAACCAGCCAGCTAAATCTGTGTACCCTGAGCAGtctgagagaggctgagagagacactgaggaggaagagacgCAGGAGTATAGGGTCG GTATGCTTGGACGATGA